The genomic DNA TCATGCAAGAGTTGAATCTTCCGACCGCTCCCTACCGGGTGGCGCACAGCGCCGCGGAGGCGAAGCGTATCCTCGCGGGCGCGACCTACCCGATCGTGCTCAAGGCGGACGGTCTCGCGGCCGGCAAGGGGGTCGTGGTCGCGGAGCGCGAGCGGGAGGCGCTCGAGACCGTCGGCGCGTGGATGGAGCGCGGAGGCCTCGGGGAATCGGGAAGAATTCTCGTCATCGAGGATTTTCTTCGCGGCGAGGAGGCGTCGCTCCTGGTCCTCACCGACGGGAAGCAATGGATGCTGTTCCCGCCGGCGCGCGATCACAAACGCGCCTACGACGGGGACACCGGGCCGAACACCGGCGGGATGGGCGCGTGCGCCCCGGCGCGGGCGCCGAGCGCGGAGGAGGCGGTCGCAATCGCTCGCCGGATCGTGGACCCTCTTCTCGCCGCGCTTCGCGGTCGAAGGATTGAATACCGCGGGATTCTCTACTTCGGTCTCATGCTGACCTCGTCGGGTCCGATGGTGCTGGAGATCAACGCGCGTTTCGGTGATCCCGAGGCTCAGGCCGTCCTGCCGCTCCTCGAGGAGGATCCGCTGCCCTTGTTCCTTTCGGCCGCCGGTGGCTCGCTTCCTCCGGACCGTCACGGATCGTTCGTCCGCCACGCGGGAGCGGCCGTTTGTGTGGTGTTGGCGGCCCCGGGCTACCCGGGGGAGCCCCGCACGGGCCAAGTGATCGAGGGGCTGAACCACGCTCGCCCCCACGGGATCCGGTTCTACTGCGCGGGCGTCGAGCGCCGCGCCGGGCGTCTCGTGACGGGCGGCGGACGCGTCCTCGGCGTCACCGCGCGCGCCGAAACGCTGGAGCGAGCGCGCGAGGCGGCCTACGAGGCCGTTTCCTGGATTCGCTTCGACGGGATGCAGTACCGGCGAGATATCGCGGCCGCACTCCAATCAGGGAGACCCATTCCATGAGCGAGAAACCTCGCGTCTTGATCCTATTCGGGAGCGATTCCGACCGCGCGGTGATGGAGGAGGCGGCGCGCGTCCTCGAGAGCTTCGGGGTCGCGTCCCGCATGGAAACGGCGTCGGCCCATCGGAGCCCCGACCGCGTGCGCGATCTCGTCCGGGAGGCGCCCGCGCAGGGAGTCCAGCTCTTCATCGCCGGCGCGGGCATGGCGAACCACCTCGCCGGCGCGGTCGCCGCGCACACGACGCTTCCCGTGATCGGCGTGCCTCTCGAGGGCTCCGCGCTCTCCGGAGCGGACTCGCTCTTCTCCACGGTCCAGATGCCGGCGGGCGTGCCGGTCGCCACGGTGGCGATCGGACCCGCGGGCGCGAAAAACGCGGCGGTGCTGGCGGTTCAAATCCTGGCGCTGTCGGACCGAGGTCTCGCGCTCAAGCTCGAGGACTTGAAGCTGAGGCTGGCCCGCGGCGAGCGGCTCTAGCAGCCGGGAAACGAAGGCGCGGGACTGCCGATGGAGCACATCGTTCTCGCCCCGGGTGAGGCGTGGCGGGACGCCTCGGGGCGCGCCGCCCTAGTCTTGCGCCGGGGCGGAATCGCGCTCCTGCCGGCGGAAGGGGTGTACGGCCTGCATGCTCTGGCCGATCATGGGGCCGCGGTCGCGCGGCTCCAGGCCCTGAAGCCCCGCGACCCCGGGAAGCGCTTCATCGGATTGATCGCCGATCCGGGCGAGATCGACCGCTGGGCCGCGCCGAGCCCGCGGGCTTCTGCGCTCGCGCGGGAGCACTGGCCCGGCGCGCTCACGCTCGTCCTCCGCGCGGCGCCGTCGATTCCCGAATCGCTGCGCGCGCCGGAGGGAACGGTCGCCCTCCGGTGCCCCGGCAACGCATTCCTCCGCGCCGTGGTCCAAGCCGCGGGTGGAATCGTGCTCTCCACGTCGGCCAACGAACCGGGCCAGGATCCCGCGATCCGCGCGGAGGGCGCGCTCCTGGACGGGGTCGATCTTGTCGTGGATCAAGGGGAGCTCTCCGGGATTCCTTCGACCGTCGTCTCGGTCGAAGGGGATCGTGTGCTCGTGCTCCGTAGCGGAGCCGTCCGGCTACCCGGCTCGCGACGGGAGTAGTTTGACGAACCGGCGATTCAGGTGTATCCTATTGTGTAACTTTGTTTTCTCGCGCGGACGGATTCTGTCCGTTCGTACCGATTCGGAAGGTCGCGGCGCCGATCGCGGTTTCCACCCCTCAGAGGGGAACTCGTCACGACCCTCCTCGCAGGCTTGCCGTTCGGGCCCCGAGGGAGGAATGCCTTTTTCCCGAGCCCGCCCGCTCTCCGAGCGGCCCGAGGCGGCTTCGCCCGCAATCTTTTCGCCTGGTATTTTGGCTGGGCCCTGATCCTAGCGCCATCCGCCGCCACCGCCGCGACCTTCTACGTCGATAACGCAAATCCCGCTTGCTCCAATACTGGCCCCGGGACCCCGACAGCACCCTATTGCACCATCTCGGCCGCCATCGCGGCACACAAGGGACCCGGAACCACGATATACGTCCGTCCCGGCCTCTATCCGGAGCAGATAACCGTTCCGGCATCGGGGGACTCAGCGAGTCCGTTCGTCATCCAGGCATTGGGTGCGCCGGTAACGGTGGACGGGTCGGATGATTTCTCGGCGACTGCCGAGTGGACGCTCTACTCAGGGGATGTTTGGCTCGCCTCGAGTGTGACGTGGAGCCCGCTTCAGGTTTTTGCCGACGGAGCCAGACTCACCCCCTCCTCGGCCTCGCCGAGCGCGCTCCCTCTACGGACGTTCCACTATGTCTCGGGCACGGGGCTCTATGTTAACGCGGGCGGCGGCAATCCGGGATCGCACCAGTCGCGGGTGGGTCGGCGGGCATATGGCTTCCGCCTCTCGGGCCGCTCGTGGGTCACGATCAGCGGATTCACGGTGACCCGAACCGAAGACCGGGCGATCTACCTGAGCAGCAGCTCCAACCACTGCGTCGTCTCAAGCAACTCGGTGAATCTCGCCCGCCACTACGGGATTGGGATCTCGGCGTCCACGGGCGTGCTGGTGACATCCAACGTGATCTTCGACAACCAGGACCACGGAATCTCGCTGTCGTCCACGAGCGACGGGTGCACGTTGCAGGACAACGAGTCGTTCCGGAACGCGGATCCCTCGACGCGTAGGGCGAACGGCATCTCCTTGAGCGGCTCCAGCGGCAACCTCGTCCAAAGGAATCGCCTGCACGACAACCAGGATACGGGGCTCCAGTTCGGCAGCTCCTCCAATAACAACATTTCAATCGGGAACATCTCCTGGAACAACGGCGATCACGGCTTTCACCATCTCAGTACTTGCACCGGGACCGTGCATCGACACGAGGTAGCCTATGGGAATTTCAACGATGGGTTTGCCGTGGAGGGCGGCTGCACTGGTACGAGCGTATTCAACTGCATCGCGGTAAGTAATGGGCTCACGCAGGGCGGGCTCGATCTCTGGGTGGATAGCGGCTCCGCGCCGGGGTTTGTGTCGGACTACAACCTCTTTTGGAACTCGACTTCGGCGGCTCCTGTCAAGTACATCTCGACCACTTATCCCTCTGTCGCCGCCTACAGCGCCGCCACCGCGCAGGACGCGCAGTCACTCCAAAGCGACCCGCGGTTTGTAAATCCCGGGGCGGGAGACTTCCACCTGAACTCGAATTCCCCGGCGATCGATAATGCTAACTCCTCGGTCAGCAACTGGCCGGCCATGGACGCGGAGGGACGGCCGCGGGTGGACGATCCCTCCACCCCCAACGCCGGAATCGGTCCCGTCTCCTACGCCGACCGAGGCGCGCTCGAGTTCACGCTGAACGGTGTGCCCCCGGTGGCCCGCCTGACGGTCACGCCGGCGTCGGGCTCCGCCCCCCTGGCTGTTACCGCAGATGCCTCGACGTCCACGGATGACGACGGGACGATCGCGTCCTATCGATTCGATTTCGGAGACGGCACGTTTGTCGGCCCACAGACAGCGTCGAGCGCAGCTCACACATACGCGGCCGGTAACTGGACCTGCGGTCTCACCGTGACGGACAGCCAGGGGAACACGAACTTCACGAGCGCCGCGGTGGCGGTGAGCGGATCATCGAATTTGCCCCCGCAAGGGATCATCAACACTCCGGTCGGCAATGTGACCGTTGTGTCCGGATCATCCGTTTCGTTCACGGGAACGGCCTCAGATCCGGACAATACGACTCCGTTCACCTACCTATGGGATTTTGGGGGTGGCGCCCCCAACCAGGTCGTAGAGGACCCGGGCGCGATCGTATTCAACACGCCCGGCACTTACACCGCCCGCTTTACGGTGACGGACTCCATGGGTCTCGCCGACCCTACGCCCGACTCCCGCGTCGTCACCGTGGTCGCACCGACGGTCGGAGGTGCCGAAGTCCACTGGACCATGACCGGTCAGAACTCGGTTACCTTTGAATGGGTGGGCAGCGAGGACTTCATTCGTTACGGCCCGACGACGATATACACCCAGAGCGTGACCGCCACGACGCCGAATCCTATCCCGTTCTCCTCGGCCGGGCCGTTCTGGGAAGCGAAGCTTATCGGGCTCCAAGAAAACACCCTCTACCACTACTCCATCGGCAGCGGGCCCGACCACACCTTCCACACCCCCCCTCCGGCCGGGAGCTCCGATTTCACGATCTTTGTCGAGGGCGACATCGCGGACGAGTCCAGTTATGTCAGGATGGGGACGATCCAGTCGCAGATCGCCGCGAGCCCTCCCGCGTTCGTTCTCATGGTTGGAGATCTCACGTATGGGGGCGCTCATGGACTCAGCAAAGTGGACCATCACTTCAACGACGTCATGGTGTGGTCCCAGGACGCCGCCTACATGCCGGCCTGGGGGAACGAGGAATATGATCGCCCCGCCACGGACGACCTCAGGAATTACAAAGGTCGATTTGATTTCCCCAACCCACAGACGTCACCTGGGTCTCCTTCGGTCAGTTGCTGCGGTGAGGACTGGTATTGGTTCGACTACGGGAACGTCCGATTCATCGCCTATCCTGAACCTTGGTCGGGCGCCTTGTCCGACTGGCGGCCGAAGGCGGCTGCTCTGATGGACGCCGCCCAGACTGATCCAGCGATCAGGTTCATCGTGACGTTCGGCCACAGGCCAGCCTACTCCTCTGGACATCATGAGGGGGACAGCACGCTGAAGGGGCACCTCGACGCGCTGGGGGCGACGCACAGTAAG from Candidatus Eisenbacteria bacterium includes the following:
- the purD gene encoding phosphoribosylamine--glycine ligase, translating into MLVVGSGGREHALVGALHDSPEHPAVFAAPGNPGMEAEATCVPIRATDLAALTAWAGREKPDLVVIGPDSAVAMGLADALAKISVPALGPVRAAGRLESSKSFAKQLMQELNLPTAPYRVAHSAAEAKRILAGATYPIVLKADGLAAGKGVVVAEREREALETVGAWMERGGLGESGRILVIEDFLRGEEASLLVLTDGKQWMLFPPARDHKRAYDGDTGPNTGGMGACAPARAPSAEEAVAIARRIVDPLLAALRGRRIEYRGILYFGLMLTSSGPMVLEINARFGDPEAQAVLPLLEEDPLPLFLSAAGGSLPPDRHGSFVRHAGAAVCVVLAAPGYPGEPRTGQVIEGLNHARPHGIRFYCAGVERRAGRLVTGGGRVLGVTARAETLERAREAAYEAVSWIRFDGMQYRRDIAAALQSGRPIP
- the purE gene encoding 5-(carboxyamino)imidazole ribonucleotide mutase: MSEKPRVLILFGSDSDRAVMEEAARVLESFGVASRMETASAHRSPDRVRDLVREAPAQGVQLFIAGAGMANHLAGAVAAHTTLPVIGVPLEGSALSGADSLFSTVQMPAGVPVATVAIGPAGAKNAAVLAVQILALSDRGLALKLEDLKLRLARGERL
- a CDS encoding threonylcarbamoyl-AMP synthase; amino-acid sequence: MEHIVLAPGEAWRDASGRAALVLRRGGIALLPAEGVYGLHALADHGAAVARLQALKPRDPGKRFIGLIADPGEIDRWAAPSPRASALAREHWPGALTLVLRAAPSIPESLRAPEGTVALRCPGNAFLRAVVQAAGGIVLSTSANEPGQDPAIRAEGALLDGVDLVVDQGELSGIPSTVVSVEGDRVLVLRSGAVRLPGSRRE
- a CDS encoding PKD domain-containing protein; translation: MPFGPRGRNAFFPSPPALRAARGGFARNLFAWYFGWALILAPSAATAATFYVDNANPACSNTGPGTPTAPYCTISAAIAAHKGPGTTIYVRPGLYPEQITVPASGDSASPFVIQALGAPVTVDGSDDFSATAEWTLYSGDVWLASSVTWSPLQVFADGARLTPSSASPSALPLRTFHYVSGTGLYVNAGGGNPGSHQSRVGRRAYGFRLSGRSWVTISGFTVTRTEDRAIYLSSSSNHCVVSSNSVNLARHYGIGISASTGVLVTSNVIFDNQDHGISLSSTSDGCTLQDNESFRNADPSTRRANGISLSGSSGNLVQRNRLHDNQDTGLQFGSSSNNNISIGNISWNNGDHGFHHLSTCTGTVHRHEVAYGNFNDGFAVEGGCTGTSVFNCIAVSNGLTQGGLDLWVDSGSAPGFVSDYNLFWNSTSAAPVKYISTTYPSVAAYSAATAQDAQSLQSDPRFVNPGAGDFHLNSNSPAIDNANSSVSNWPAMDAEGRPRVDDPSTPNAGIGPVSYADRGALEFTLNGVPPVARLTVTPASGSAPLAVTADASTSTDDDGTIASYRFDFGDGTFVGPQTASSAAHTYAAGNWTCGLTVTDSQGNTNFTSAAVAVSGSSNLPPQGIINTPVGNVTVVSGSSVSFTGTASDPDNTTPFTYLWDFGGGAPNQVVEDPGAIVFNTPGTYTARFTVTDSMGLADPTPDSRVVTVVAPTVGGAEVHWTMTGQNSVTFEWVGSEDFIRYGPTTIYTQSVTATTPNPIPFSSAGPFWEAKLIGLQENTLYHYSIGSGPDHTFHTPPPAGSSDFTIFVEGDIADESSYVRMGTIQSQIAASPPAFVLMVGDLTYGGAHGLSKVDHHFNDVMVWSQDAAYMPAWGNEEYDRPATDDLRNYKGRFDFPNPQTSPGSPSVSCCGEDWYWFDYGNVRFIAYPEPWSGALSDWRPKAAALMDAAQTDPAIRFIVTFGHRPAYSSGHHEGDSTLKGHLDALGATHSKYVLNLNAHSHNYERSFPQNGVVHITAGTGGSNLEQDGSCLWLACTQPSWSVFRAMHLGSLKLHFTSTGIEGSFLCGPAGGGTNDVGCPLGSVLDTFSIGGSAPTVTAPSSASVAEASLLTVSVTATDPDGEPITSLTADLTGLPAGNNAQFSSPSPHTSGTFTWTTAYADARTAPYDVTFTAANVLSGSATTAITVTDVDRAPAVTAPATATVQAGSLLTVSVTASDPDGEAITSLTADLTGLPAGNNAQFSSPSPHTSGSLTWAPTAGDVNSTPYNVTFTAANALSGSATTAITVTNADQAPAVTAPATATVQAGSLLTVSVTA